The genomic stretch CTCGCGGAGGTCAAGGTGCGCTCCAGTGCAGCAGCGGTCGAGGGCATCGCGGTCGGCGCCGCGTCCGAGGTCGGCCGGCCCTACCGACCCGGCTGGGTCGACGCGTCGCAGGAGCGGCTGTCCCGCTGGCCCTCGCGCCGTGCTCGTTCGCGTCGATGGGCCTCCTCGACCGCGCCGCGGGCGCCGCCCGTCATTCGGCGCCGACGAAGGTCATGCGCAGGTCGTGCCGCGTGGCCCTCACCGGCGCGGGCGCGCCGCGCAGGACGACGACGGCCGCCGCCACGACGCGGGGGTCGAACGCGCGACCCGACTCGCGCTCCAGCAGGGCGAGCGCCTCCTCCGGCGCCCAGGCGTGCCGGTAGGCGCGCTCCGAGGTGAGCGCGTCGTACACGTCCGCGACCGCGAGGATCCGCGCGAGGTAGGGGATCGCCTCGCCGGCCAGGCGGTCGGGGTAGCCGGAGCCGTCCCAGCGCTCGTGGTGGTGCCGGATGACCTCGAGCTCGAGCCGGAGCATTCCCAGCGAGCGGCCGATGCGCTCGCCGTTCGCGGGGTGCTGCTCGATGAGCGCGCGCTCGGCGTCGTCGAGGCGGCCGGGCTTGTTGAGGACCGCGTCCGGCACCTCGATCTTGCCGACGTCGTGGATGACGCCGGCCTGGGCGAGCACGCGCAGCTCCTCGGGCTGGAGGCCGAGGGCGCCGCCGATCCTCACGGCCAGGTCGGCGACGCGCTGCATGTGGCCGGCCGTGTAGGGGTCCTTGGCCTCGGTGGCCACCACCAGGGCGCGCACCTCGGGCCGCAGGCCGTAGGCCAGCCGCTTGAGGGCGTCGTCGTCGAGGAGGGCGGTGAGGTCGGAGGCCAGCTTGCCGGCGCGGAGCTGCCTGGCGAACGTCGCGAGCATCACCGCGACGGCCAGCAGCAGGGCCACGTGGTAGAGCCACCACGAGAGGCGGAACACCTCGCCGAGGACCATGATCACCTGCGAGACCATCACCCAGCCCGTCACGTGGAGCATGACGAGGTGGATCGTGGAGCGCGACAGCCGGTAGCCCTCGAGGAAGCGCGTGCCGGCGAGCGCCAGCAGCCCCACGACGACGACGGTCACGGCGTGCTTCAGGGGCGCGTTCTGCACGGGCACGAAGCGGGCCAGGTCGGGCCGCAGCATGAGCGCCACGTCGAAGACGGCGATGAGCCCGACCCACGCGGCGAGCACGCCGAGGAGCGGTCCGCGGCGCTCGACGGGGCTGAGGTAGGCGGCCGCGACCATCGAGGCGGCGAAGGCCATCAGCGCGAGCTGCGAGGCGACCGGCGTGACGGAGTTGGGGCCGAGGATCACGCCGGGCGTCGAGAGGCCGTGCAGGGCGAAGAAGCCGGCCATGCTGGCGAAGCCGGCCGACAGGTAGACGATGCGCGAGTCGCGCGCCCTGGCGCCGGCGACGCCCACCAGGACGGCCAGCGCCACGGCCAGCAGCGACGTCAGCGAGACGACCCAGAAGTGGGTCAGGGGCGCGACCAGCCGCGGGTCGTTCTCGGGGGAGGAGTAGAGGAGCCAGAAGACGAGGAACGTGACCAGCGACCCCGCGAGCGGTCCTAGCAGGGCCTGGAAGCTGCGCACGGAAGCGAGCATGCAACGCCGGCTCTTACGGAACGATTACGTGGTTCACTCGCTCGTCCGCCACGGCGTTCGCAGCCGACACCTTCGCGCTCGGCCCCGTTCTCGGCTCGGGCCCGACCCGTCCTCGACGCGTCCGGGTCGTGGAGCGTGCCCACGAGCCCGCCGCGGTCGCGCTATGCAGGACGCCGCAGTCGGCCGGCGCCGGCGCCGCTAGCATCGCCGCATGGGCAGAGGGCATGCGCGCTGGCGTCTGCCGCTGGCGCTGCTGGCGCTCCTCGCCGCCTGCGGCTCCGCGCCGGACCCCGCGGGCGCCGGCGTCGGCCAGGCGCCCATGCTCGCGGGCTGCCGGGTGTTCCCGGACGACCACTACTGGAACGTCCCGGTCGACGACCTGCCGGTCCACCCGCGCTCGGCGCAGTACGTGGAGGCGATCGGCGCCGACGCGCCGGTGCACCCCGACTTCGGCTCGGGCCTGTGGGAGGGTGCGCCGATCGGCATACCGTTCACGGTCGTCGACGCCGGTCAGGCGCGCGTGGACGTCGCGTTCCTCTGGGACGACGAGAGCGACCCGGGACCCTACCCGATCCCTCCCGACGCCCCCGTCGAGGGCGCGCCCCCGGGTGGCGTCGCGCCGGACGGCGACAGGCACGTGCTCGTCCTCGACGCCTCCGACTGCAGGCTCTACGAGCTGTTCGCGGCCGTGAGGCAGCCGGACGGCTCCTGGGAGGCGGGCTCGGGCGCCGTGTTCGACCTCGGCGGCTACGACCTCAGGCCCGACGGCTGGACCTCCGCCGACGCCGCCGGCCTGCCGATCCTGCCCGGCCTCGTCAGGTACGACGAGGTGGCGGCGGGGGAGGTGAGGCACGCGCTGCGCTTCACGGCGCCGCGGACGCGCGCGGCGCACGTCTGGCCGGCGCGGCACGACGCCTCCGACCTCACCGGCGAGGGCTACCCGCCGATGGGCCAGCGCTTCCGCCTGCGCGCCGACTTCGACGTCTCCGGCTTCTCGCCGGAGGCCCGGGTGATCGTGGCGGCCCTCAAGCGCTACGGCATCGTCCTGGCCGACAACGGCTCGGCCTGGTTCCTCTCCGGCGCCCCCGACGAGCGGTGGGACGACGACGCCCTGCGCGACCTGCGCGGCATCAGGGGCGCGGACTTCGAGGCCGTCGACGTCTCGTCCCTGATGGCCGACCCCAGCTCGGCGCGCGTGCGCTGAGCAGGGGCGGCGCGGCCCCTCAGGGACCGTCGAGCGCCTCGACAGAGGCCTGGACGTCCAGCAGCTCGGCCGTGACGGCCGCCTGTCTGGCGCCGTGGTAGGCCGCGCGCAGCCTCTCCAGGCGCTCCTCCACGTTCCGCGACGCCGCCTCCATGGCGGCCAGGCGCGCGGCGTTCTCCGCCGCCAGCGACGAGCCGAACGCCTTCACGATCGCCAGCGCCAGGCGCTGGCGGACGATCGCCCCGACCAGCCGGCCGGGGTCGGCGAGCTCCATGGGCACGCGCCTCGTCGGCCACGGTCGGTCGCGGATGCTGCGCAGCCACGCCGGGTCCAGCGGCATCACCTGGACGGTGCGCGGCTCGAAGCGCGTCGCGCCCAGCGGCCGGCCGTAGACGAGCAGCAGCCGCTCGGCGACGCCCTCGCGCCGCCACTCGTCGACCAGGTCGAGGAGCGCCGCCATGGCGACCTCGACGGTCGCCAGCGAGCTCGGCGCCGCGAGCTGCACGGACGTCGCGACGCCGATCGCCCTCAGCCGCGCTCCGACGCGCCTGCCGACGGCCGCGACCCGCGTGCGCTCGCGGGCGGCGTCGCCGGCGAGGCGGTCCGCGGCCGCGCGGGCCATGCGGTCGTTGAAGGGCCCGCACAGGCCCCTGTCGGAACCGAACACGCACAGGGCCGTGGGGGCGTCGGGGGCCACGGGAGGCGGCTCGGCGAGCTCGGGGTGGAGGTGCAGCACCGCCCGCGCGGCGCGGTCGAGGGTGAGGGTCGAGGCGTCGAGGGCGCGCATCGTGCGGCGGTACTGATGCACGCGCACCGACGCGAGAGTCTTCATCGTGTGCACCACCGACCCGAGGCTCCTCGTGCTCTCGAGCCGGCGCCGCACGCGCTCGCCGCTGCTCACCGGAGCCTCCCGCCGGCGCTCGCCGCGGCTCGCTCGTGCGCCCTGCCGCCCCTCATCGCTGCTCCGTCTGCGCGCCGCCGTAGCCAGCGGCGCGGGCGCGCG from Trueperaceae bacterium encodes the following:
- a CDS encoding HD-GYP domain-containing protein; the encoded protein is MLASVRSFQALLGPLAGSLVTFLVFWLLYSSPENDPRLVAPLTHFWVVSLTSLLAVALAVLVGVAGARARDSRIVYLSAGFASMAGFFALHGLSTPGVILGPNSVTPVASQLALMAFAASMVAAAYLSPVERRGPLLGVLAAWVGLIAVFDVALMLRPDLARFVPVQNAPLKHAVTVVVVGLLALAGTRFLEGYRLSRSTIHLVMLHVTGWVMVSQVIMVLGEVFRLSWWLYHVALLLAVAVMLATFARQLRAGKLASDLTALLDDDALKRLAYGLRPEVRALVVATEAKDPYTAGHMQRVADLAVRIGGALGLQPEELRVLAQAGVIHDVGKIEVPDAVLNKPGRLDDAERALIEQHPANGERIGRSLGMLRLELEVIRHHHERWDGSGYPDRLAGEAIPYLARILAVADVYDALTSERAYRHAWAPEEALALLERESGRAFDPRVVAAAVVVLRGAPAPVRATRHDLRMTFVGAE
- a CDS encoding F0F1 ATP synthase subunit gamma, with amino-acid sequence MSSGERVRRRLESTRSLGSVVHTMKTLASVRVHQYRRTMRALDASTLTLDRAARAVLHLHPELAEPPPVAPDAPTALCVFGSDRGLCGPFNDRMARAAADRLAGDAARERTRVAAVGRRVGARLRAIGVATSVQLAAPSSLATVEVAMAALLDLVDEWRREGVAERLLLVYGRPLGATRFEPRTVQVMPLDPAWLRSIRDRPWPTRRVPMELADPGRLVGAIVRQRLALAIVKAFGSSLAAENAARLAAMEAASRNVEERLERLRAAYHGARQAAVTAELLDVQASVEALDGP